One Leptolyngbya sp. SIO1E4 genomic region harbors:
- a CDS encoding iron-siderophore ABC transporter substrate-binding protein, which produces MGKTEVPVNPQTVVVLSGLDTVLSLGTKPVGWVTFGVYDDYLENEVEGVESVGSYPDPNLEAIVSTKPDLILGTKSGEEKNYELLSQIAPTVIVDIDSSGDWKKLLNRYAEVLGRTDKAEQVMADYYARIEEFQAQMSDHLDSTEVSIVKVNSDDIEIYLEESFCGTVVADAGLPRPPHQENTEQTFSMAISKELLHKADGDAIFVWTGGRSEEAAGKTITAWQQLKDDPLWSKLNAVQQGKVYDVPKYWLGMGPIAANLVLDDLFKYLVDSPSQASQ; this is translated from the coding sequence ATGGGTAAAACTGAAGTTCCCGTTAATCCACAAACGGTTGTCGTTCTCAGTGGCTTAGATACTGTCTTGTCACTGGGAACAAAACCTGTTGGCTGGGTCACCTTCGGTGTATATGATGATTACCTGGAAAACGAAGTCGAAGGAGTTGAAAGTGTTGGTAGCTATCCAGATCCTAACCTAGAGGCAATTGTTAGCACAAAGCCCGACTTGATTTTGGGGACTAAATCCGGCGAAGAAAAAAACTACGAGCTGCTGTCTCAGATTGCACCAACTGTAATCGTTGATATAGATTCTTCCGGTGATTGGAAAAAATTGTTGAACAGATACGCAGAAGTACTGGGAAGAACTGACAAGGCAGAGCAGGTGATGGCAGATTACTATGCTCGAATTGAGGAGTTTCAAGCACAGATGAGCGATCACTTAGATTCAACAGAAGTTTCAATTGTGAAAGTTAATTCGGACGATATTGAGATCTATCTCGAAGAGAGTTTCTGTGGAACGGTGGTAGCGGATGCGGGCTTGCCTCGTCCCCCCCATCAAGAAAATACAGAACAAACATTTAGTATGGCTATCAGCAAGGAACTACTTCACAAAGCAGATGGCGATGCTATTTTTGTCTGGACAGGGGGTAGAAGTGAGGAAGCTGCGGGAAAAACCATAACCGCATGGCAACAGTTAAAAGATGATCCCCTTTGGTCAAAACTCAACGCAGTGCAGCAAGGCAAAGTCTACGATGTTCCCAAATATTGGCTCGGCATGGGACCGATCGCCGCTAACCTAGTCCTCGACGATCTGTTTAAGTATCTAGTTGATTCCCCGTCTCAAGCTTCCCAATAA